The following proteins are co-located in the Triticum aestivum cultivar Chinese Spring chromosome 1A, IWGSC CS RefSeq v2.1, whole genome shotgun sequence genome:
- the LOC123039319 gene encoding uncharacterized protein isoform X1, with the protein MVLTTPSSLALCAFTCVASVSGVFFLARSAVRHVQFLRWPLLRQLHRFFLWMLIRSPRMRLSLLMRLLIVLMMGGFWLMRRLFRRIMVLCLFTPSGLMMMLVLQLFSLLVFCLSLLLNFWVFLLSLRCGPVFVSAISPLVMPYTSPWSVRSMLFSRVTLLLMTSMHRVLLSGASLILSAVLGVVPAPVARLSRPIWSFIASMSSCLGSVRSLSPGVLSCLLVAVFLSWRCFLRFVLRRLAYVVLVCWRFPLCSLLVLLRHLLHRPLLARVLRRSCPLLLEAQVAPVHIATIATMMVILSLSATRRRNTCARLDHHLQGLRHLPRQLQPLL; encoded by the coding sequence atggtactaactacaccgagttcactggctttatgcgcattcacatgcgtggcatccgtctctggggtgttctttctggcgaggtctgctgtccgccacgtccagttcctccggtggcccctactccgccAACTCCATCGGTTCTTCCTATGGATGCTAATCAGGtcgccaaggatgcggctaagcttgctgatgaggctgctgatcgtgcttatgatgggagggttttggcttatgaggaggctcttcagacgtatcatggtgctctgtctgtttacacccagtggcttgatgatgatgctcgtgctgcagctgttctcactgctagtgttctgcctcagtttgcttctgaatttctgggtcttcctactgtctttgagatgtggacccgtcttcgtcagcgctatcagccctctggtgatgccttatacctctccgtggtccgtcaggagcatgctcttcagcagggtgactctactgttgatgacttctatgcatagagttctgctatctggcgccagcttgattctctccgcagtgctggGTGTCGTACCTGCCCCTGttgccaggctgtccaggccaatttggagtttcatcgcgtctatgagttcctgtctcggctccgtaaggagtttgagccccggcgtgctcagttgtttgctcgtggccgtatttctctcatggaggtgctttctgagattcgtgctgaggagactcgcttacgtggtgctggtttgctggaggttccctctgtgctcgctactcgtGCTCCTACGCCACCTGCTGCACCGACCccttctcgctcgagtgctccgccgctcttgcccactccttctggaggctcaggtcgcccccgtCCACATTGCGACTATTGCAACAATGATGGTCATCTTGAGTCTCAGTGCTACACGAAGAAGAAACACCTGCGCAAGGCTCGATCATCATCTTCAGGGACTTCGTCATCTACCTCgacagcttcagccattgctttga
- the LOC123039319 gene encoding uncharacterized protein isoform X2 produces MENEGDGWSSRGSDPGPAGPGDADSEVGGGVASEEREVRKRRRKKGGEGRSSPETGDGGRTAAGDGGIQSRPFGRHQSGHGWSTNEDLTTRHTKMTTSRRFRTPDRLTAQKQRYPMRGHDAQQRRSNKA; encoded by the exons ATGGAGAATGAAGGCGACGGCTGGAGCTCACGGGGGTCGGATCCGGGACCGGCAGGGCCTGGGGACGCCGATTCAGAGGTGGGAGGAGGGGTCGCAAGTGAAGAGAGGGAGgtgaggaagagaagaaggaagaaaggaggggagggcaggagctcgccggagacgggCGACGGCGGACGGACGGCCGCGGGAGACGGAGGGATCCAGAGCCGCCCGTTCGGGCGACACCAATCAGGCCACGGGTGGAGTACGAACGAGGACTTGACCACTAG ACACACAAAAATGACAACCAGTAGGCGCTTTCGGACACCCGACAGATTGACAGCGCAGAAGCAAAGATATCCAATGCGAGGCCATGATGCCCAGCAGAGACGTAGCAACAAAG CTTGA